From the genome of Pseudodesulfovibrio sp. S3, one region includes:
- the ispD gene encoding 2-C-methyl-D-erythritol 4-phosphate cytidylyltransferase, translated as MNNIWGIILAAGSGTRLAEAVGGERKQYLEYKAAPLFWHCARTFSRVAAIDGLVFVFPPDDTPSMEKRLKQYFKAEDLGVKWTVVPGGARRQDSVRNALSGLPAKCEGVLVHDSARPFVSARIITNLIDALREGAQGVVPAIPVTDTVKRVDGSTVTETLNRAELAAVQTPQAFDARILREAHDRADTEGWEVTDDASMVERLAPVTVIRGEAANIKITVPEDLKRLKETKTPTPCVGWGYDVHRFGGDNDRPFVLGGVPIPGGPTIVAHSDGDVLLHALADAILGTFGGGDIGSHFPDTNPKFKNADSAVLLREVLIMAEQAGTRIVHVDLTVITQVPRLAPHAAQIAKNICRLLGLEPHQVNFKATTEEKLGFTGEKKGIKAVASVTGLREM; from the coding sequence ATGAACAATATTTGGGGCATCATCCTGGCAGCAGGCTCGGGCACACGTTTGGCCGAGGCCGTTGGCGGCGAGCGCAAACAATACCTTGAGTACAAGGCTGCCCCCCTGTTCTGGCATTGCGCCCGGACGTTCTCGCGGGTGGCGGCCATCGACGGACTGGTGTTCGTCTTTCCTCCCGACGATACCCCATCCATGGAAAAGCGGCTCAAGCAGTATTTCAAGGCCGAAGACCTCGGCGTGAAGTGGACGGTGGTGCCCGGCGGCGCCAGGCGGCAGGACTCGGTCCGCAACGCCCTGAGCGGCCTCCCGGCAAAGTGCGAAGGCGTGCTGGTTCACGACTCGGCCCGGCCCTTTGTCTCCGCCCGCATCATCACCAACCTTATCGATGCCCTTCGTGAAGGCGCTCAGGGTGTCGTTCCCGCCATCCCGGTGACGGATACCGTCAAACGGGTGGACGGCAGCACCGTGACCGAAACCCTGAACCGGGCGGAACTGGCTGCAGTGCAGACACCCCAGGCCTTTGATGCCCGGATTCTCAGGGAAGCGCACGACCGCGCCGATACAGAAGGATGGGAAGTCACCGACGACGCCTCCATGGTGGAGCGGTTGGCCCCTGTCACGGTCATCCGGGGCGAGGCGGCCAACATCAAGATTACGGTCCCCGAAGACCTGAAACGTCTGAAAGAGACAAAAACACCGACCCCGTGCGTAGGCTGGGGATACGACGTCCATCGCTTCGGCGGAGACAATGACCGTCCGTTCGTACTCGGTGGCGTGCCCATCCCCGGCGGTCCGACCATCGTGGCCCACTCGGACGGGGATGTGCTGCTGCACGCCCTGGCCGACGCCATCCTCGGCACCTTTGGAGGCGGGGACATCGGCAGCCACTTCCCGGACACGAACCCCAAATTCAAGAACGCCGACAGCGCCGTGCTGCTGCGGGAAGTCCTGATCATGGCCGAACAGGCCGGAACGCGCATAGTGCATGTTGACCTGACCGTCATCACCCAGGTGCCCAGGCTCGCGCCCCATGCGGCACAGATTGCCAAGAATATCTGCCGCCTGCTCGGACTGGAACCGCACCAGGTCAACTTCAAGGCCACCACCGAGGAAAAGCTCGGTTTCACCGGCGAAAAGAAAGGGATCAAGGCCGTGGCCTCGGTCACCGGACTCCGGGAGATGTAG
- a CDS encoding C4-type zinc ribbon domain-containing protein — translation MYQKQIEQLIVLQEVDDDLLTIRDEIEQAPKELLDLEAQMGKFNDRRDQIEEKLSILKEQKKKLAVEIEEDAGRIKKSKNKLMMVGNTKEYHAMMREMDSLEKLNRMRDDEQEAVREELLRQNEATEALNQETSGVKEQYSALKTTLDERLAQANKKLDSLNRKRKKACKAVPPPILGRYEFIRERMENPVIVPVAGGVCKGCNIMIPPQSYNDLQKGHQILSCPNCQRLIYWQAHLEPETAE, via the coding sequence ATGTATCAGAAACAGATTGAACAATTGATAGTCCTTCAGGAAGTTGACGATGATCTCCTCACCATCCGGGACGAAATCGAACAGGCCCCCAAGGAGCTCTTGGACCTTGAGGCCCAGATGGGCAAATTCAATGATCGCCGCGATCAGATTGAGGAAAAATTGAGCATCCTCAAAGAACAGAAGAAAAAACTGGCTGTCGAGATCGAAGAAGACGCCGGCAGGATCAAGAAATCCAAGAACAAGCTGATGATGGTCGGCAACACCAAGGAATACCACGCAATGATGCGCGAAATGGATTCTCTGGAAAAGCTCAACCGTATGCGTGACGACGAACAGGAAGCCGTGCGCGAAGAACTGCTGCGCCAGAACGAAGCCACGGAAGCCCTGAACCAGGAAACAAGCGGAGTCAAAGAGCAGTACAGTGCCCTCAAGACCACCCTGGACGAACGTCTGGCCCAGGCCAACAAAAAACTGGACAGCCTGAACCGCAAGCGCAAAAAGGCCTGCAAAGCCGTGCCGCCGCCGATCCTGGGCCGCTACGAATTCATTCGCGAGCGCATGGAAAATCCGGTCATCGTGCCGGTGGCCGGGGGTGTGTGCAAGGGCTGCAACATCATGATTCCGCCGCAGTCCTACAACGATTTGCAGAAAGGGCATCAGATTCTGAGCTGCCCCAACTGCCAAAGGCTGATTTACTGGCAGGCTCACCTGGAACCGGAAACAGCCGAATAG